A stretch of the Comamonas testosteroni TK102 genome encodes the following:
- a CDS encoding cupin domain-containing protein, with the protein MSLIRRASFSSLLCSSAFMLFSQSALAQAGMPQAGTPQAGMPQPGAAQPGAAQTGGLSRTMVGKADVSVPGREAVVAKVEVAPGSRAGRHTHPGDEISYISEGEVDLLIDGQPPRTLKAGESFVVPAGVIHDAHNASNGTVKLIGVYVVEKGKPLATPAP; encoded by the coding sequence ATGTCCTTGATTCGCCGCGCCAGCTTTTCCAGCCTGCTTTGCAGCAGCGCCTTCATGCTGTTCAGCCAGAGCGCCCTGGCCCAGGCGGGTATGCCCCAGGCGGGTACGCCCCAGGCGGGTATGCCCCAGCCGGGTGCGGCCCAGCCGGGTGCGGCCCAAACCGGAGGCCTGTCCCGGACCATGGTCGGCAAGGCCGATGTTTCGGTACCGGGCCGCGAAGCCGTGGTGGCCAAGGTGGAGGTCGCCCCAGGCTCGCGCGCGGGCCGCCATACCCACCCCGGCGACGAGATCAGCTATATCAGCGAGGGCGAGGTCGACCTGCTGATCGACGGCCAGCCGCCGCGCACGCTCAAGGCCGGCGAGAGTTTTGTCGTGCCGGCTGGCGTGATTCATGACGCACACAATGCCAGCAATGGCACGGTCAAGCTGATTGGCGTGTATGTGGTGGAGAAGGGCAAGCCGCTGGCCACACCGGCCCCCTGA
- a CDS encoding Bug family tripartite tricarboxylate transporter substrate binding protein, producing the protein MTSLFTVAVQAQDAYPGKPIRIVIGYAPGGSVDMVGRVVGDILARQLNATVVVENVPGAAGVVGAQRVVSAKPDGYTLLAGSSNEMAGTKFVNAAQKYDPATDLTPVSLTAQAPNLWVAGAHVPVKTVDDFVKLAKANPGKYSYGSPGIGSTPHFSGELIKKTAGVYLVHIPYKGSPAMTSDLGGGNLDFAILSPMAAAPLVQTGKIRILGATTATRIATLKEIPALAEHPALKGYSLSGWFALAAPKGLPPEVLAKLQKAIQAGLADPAIRQKLEAAGTPPAKGHESLAQVMRTDMDKYAELVKFARISADN; encoded by the coding sequence ATGACCAGCCTATTCACCGTCGCGGTGCAGGCACAGGATGCCTATCCCGGCAAGCCCATCCGCATCGTGATTGGCTATGCCCCGGGCGGCTCCGTCGACATGGTCGGCCGCGTGGTCGGGGACATACTGGCCAGGCAGTTGAACGCCACCGTCGTGGTCGAGAACGTGCCGGGCGCCGCAGGCGTGGTGGGAGCACAGCGCGTGGTATCGGCCAAGCCCGATGGCTACACCTTGCTGGCCGGCTCGAGCAACGAAATGGCGGGCACCAAATTTGTGAATGCGGCGCAAAAGTACGATCCGGCAACGGACCTGACTCCGGTGAGCCTGACCGCGCAGGCCCCCAATCTGTGGGTGGCCGGAGCGCATGTCCCTGTCAAAACCGTGGATGACTTCGTCAAACTGGCCAAGGCCAACCCTGGCAAATACAGCTACGGCAGCCCCGGCATTGGCTCGACACCGCATTTTTCGGGAGAGCTGATCAAGAAGACTGCGGGTGTCTACCTCGTGCACATCCCCTACAAGGGTTCTCCGGCCATGACCAGCGATCTGGGCGGCGGCAACCTGGACTTCGCCATCCTCTCGCCCATGGCCGCAGCGCCGCTGGTGCAGACCGGAAAGATCCGGATTCTGGGGGCCACCACGGCCACCCGCATCGCCACGCTCAAGGAGATTCCGGCGCTGGCGGAACATCCCGCGCTCAAGGGCTATTCCCTGAGCGGCTGGTTTGCCCTGGCCGCCCCCAAGGGTCTGCCTCCGGAAGTGCTGGCCAAGCTGCAAAAAGCGATACAGGCAGGTCTTGCCGACCCGGCCATCCGCCAGAAGCTCGAAGCAGCCGGAACCCCGCCCGCCAAGGGCCATGAAAGCCTTGCCCAGGTGATGCGCACCGACATGGACAAATACGCCGAGCTGGTGAAGTTCGCGAGGATCAGCGCAGACAACTGA
- a CDS encoding HAD-IC family P-type ATPase — translation MQEQTRVAAWHALPTDAVLTQLQSTAAGLSSDQARERLQQQGPNALPAAASRGMLARFLSQFNNLLIYVLLGSAVVTALLQHWVDTGVILAVVLINAVFGFVQEGRAEKALDAVKAMVSSRANVLRDGLRMAVSAEELVAGDCVLLEAGDRVPADVRLLRASSLKLDEAMLTGESVAVDKSVDPVAADAALGDRFSMAYSGTLVAAGQGLGVVVATGPRTELGLISTMLGSVQTLATPLTRLMDRFARQLTITILSLSALMFCFALWGRGYDTADAFIAVVGIAVSAIPEGLPVVMTIALAIGVQRMAARYAIVRNLPAVETLGAVSVICSDKTGTLTRNEMSVRAVVLPGASFDIDGEGYAPQGRFSLKGEETEPALHPQLLHFATGAALCNDAHVRHAEGKVWAVEGDPMEGALVTLAARAGLDVDQLRQDWHRLDEVPFDAVHRFMATLHRPLAAAPVVFVKGAPEQVLAMCRDQQGAEGVQALDVAYWLEQIDALAAKGYRVLGLASGVPADGKDSVDMADVKDLSLLGVLGMIDPPRDSAKTAVRECRSAGIAVKMITGDHAATAAAIARELALADTIRVTSGHELDGLNDAQLIDVARASTVFARTSPEHKLRLVQALQADRSVIAMTGDGVNDAPALKRADIGVAMGVTGTAAAKEAAGMVLADDNFATIVAAVKEGRTVYENLRKVIAWTLPTNGGQAIVIVVAILLGLSLPVTPVQILWVNLVTAVALGLTLAFEPPEATLMQRKPRSPDEQLLQPYLLWRVALVSVLFALGCFGMFEWSLRRGDSVELARTIVVNALVIMEIFYLFSVRYTQGTSLSLRGVLGTPAVLLGVAGVTLVQLLFTYTAPMQALFDSRPVDLEAGLLAIGLGVALLLLLEVEKFLVRWMRLGVRA, via the coding sequence ATGCAGGAACAGACCCGCGTTGCCGCCTGGCACGCGTTGCCGACCGATGCCGTACTCACTCAATTGCAATCGACTGCCGCCGGACTGAGCTCCGACCAGGCCCGCGAGCGTTTGCAGCAGCAGGGCCCCAATGCCTTGCCTGCCGCCGCTTCACGCGGCATGCTGGCCCGCTTTCTGTCGCAATTCAACAATCTGCTGATCTATGTCCTGCTGGGCTCGGCCGTCGTTACCGCACTGCTGCAGCATTGGGTCGATACGGGGGTGATCCTCGCAGTGGTGCTGATCAATGCGGTCTTCGGATTCGTGCAGGAAGGCCGCGCCGAAAAGGCGCTGGATGCCGTGAAGGCCATGGTTTCCAGCCGCGCCAATGTGCTGCGCGACGGTTTGCGCATGGCGGTGTCTGCAGAGGAGCTGGTCGCCGGCGACTGCGTGCTGCTCGAAGCCGGCGACCGCGTCCCGGCCGATGTGCGGCTGCTGCGCGCCAGCAGCCTGAAGCTGGACGAAGCCATGCTGACCGGTGAATCGGTCGCGGTCGACAAGTCGGTTGATCCGGTGGCCGCCGATGCTGCTCTCGGTGACCGCTTCTCCATGGCCTATTCCGGCACCCTGGTGGCTGCCGGGCAGGGCCTGGGTGTGGTGGTGGCCACCGGCCCGCGCACCGAGCTGGGCCTGATCAGCACCATGCTGGGTTCGGTGCAGACACTGGCCACCCCGCTGACGCGGCTCATGGACCGTTTCGCGCGCCAGCTCACCATCACCATACTGAGCCTGTCCGCGCTGATGTTCTGCTTCGCACTATGGGGGCGCGGCTACGACACGGCCGACGCCTTCATCGCCGTGGTGGGTATTGCCGTATCTGCCATCCCCGAAGGCCTGCCCGTGGTCATGACGATTGCGCTGGCCATTGGCGTGCAGCGCATGGCCGCACGCTATGCCATCGTGCGCAATCTGCCGGCGGTGGAGACACTGGGCGCGGTCTCCGTCATCTGCTCCGACAAGACCGGCACTCTGACGCGCAATGAAATGAGCGTGCGTGCCGTGGTGCTGCCCGGGGCCAGCTTCGACATAGATGGCGAGGGCTATGCGCCCCAGGGGCGTTTCAGCCTGAAGGGCGAGGAGACCGAGCCTGCGCTGCATCCGCAACTGCTGCACTTCGCCACAGGTGCGGCGCTTTGCAACGACGCCCATGTCAGACATGCCGAAGGCAAGGTCTGGGCGGTCGAAGGCGACCCCATGGAGGGTGCTTTGGTGACGCTGGCAGCACGGGCCGGCCTGGATGTCGATCAGCTGCGCCAGGACTGGCATCGGCTGGATGAGGTGCCGTTTGATGCCGTTCACCGCTTTATGGCCACGCTGCACCGGCCGCTGGCTGCTGCTCCCGTGGTGTTTGTCAAAGGGGCTCCAGAGCAGGTGCTGGCCATGTGCCGAGATCAGCAGGGCGCCGAGGGCGTGCAGGCGCTGGATGTTGCCTACTGGCTGGAGCAGATCGATGCCCTGGCTGCCAAAGGCTATCGCGTGCTGGGTCTGGCCAGCGGTGTCCCGGCAGATGGCAAGGACAGCGTGGACATGGCCGACGTCAAGGACCTCAGCCTTCTTGGCGTGCTGGGCATGATAGATCCGCCGCGCGACTCGGCGAAGACGGCCGTGCGCGAATGCCGTAGCGCCGGCATTGCCGTGAAGATGATTACCGGCGACCACGCCGCCACGGCCGCCGCCATTGCCCGGGAACTCGCGCTGGCCGACACCATCCGCGTCACCTCGGGCCATGAGCTGGACGGGCTCAACGATGCCCAGCTGATCGATGTGGCCCGTGCCTCCACGGTATTCGCGCGCACCAGCCCCGAACACAAGCTGCGCCTGGTGCAGGCCCTGCAGGCCGATCGCAGCGTCATCGCCATGACCGGGGATGGCGTCAACGACGCACCGGCGCTCAAGCGGGCCGATATCGGCGTGGCCATGGGCGTTACCGGCACGGCCGCGGCCAAGGAGGCCGCAGGCATGGTGCTGGCCGACGACAACTTCGCCACCATCGTCGCCGCCGTCAAGGAAGGGCGCACCGTCTACGAAAACCTGCGCAAGGTCATTGCCTGGACCCTGCCGACCAACGGCGGCCAGGCGATCGTCATCGTCGTGGCGATTCTGCTGGGCCTGTCACTGCCCGTCACTCCGGTGCAGATTCTCTGGGTCAACCTGGTCACTGCCGTGGCTCTGGGACTGACGCTGGCCTTCGAACCACCCGAGGCCACGCTGATGCAGCGCAAGCCGCGTTCGCCGGACGAGCAGCTGCTGCAGCCCTATCTGCTCTGGCGCGTCGCCCTGGTCTCGGTGCTGTTTGCCTTGGGCTGCTTCGGCATGTTCGAGTGGTCGCTGCGCCGCGGCGACTCGGTCGAACTGGCTCGCACCATCGTGGTCAATGCGCTGGTGATCATGGAGATCTTCTATCTGTTCAGCGTGCGCTACACGCAAGGAACCTCGCTCAGCCTGCGCGGCGTCCTGGGAACCCCGGCAGTGCTGCTGGGCGTGGCCGGCGTCACCCTGGTGCAACTGCTGTTCACCTATACCGCGCCCATGCAGGCACTGTTCGACAGCCGTCCTGTCGACCTGGAGGCCGGACTGCTGGCGATAGGGCTGGGTGTTGCCCTGCTGCTGTTGCTGGAGGTCGAGAAGTTCTTGGTACGCTGGATGAGATTGGGCGTGAGGGCCTAG
- the gdhA gene encoding NADP-specific glutamate dehydrogenase has translation MKYESVGQFLEEVAQRNPGQPEFLQAVTEVMESLWPFIEKNPKYAEHALLERLVEPERIIQFCVSWTDDKGQVQVNRGFRIQHSMAIGPFKGGLRFHPSVNQSVLKFLAFEQTFKNALTTLPMGGGKGGSDFDPKGKSPAEVMRFCQAFVSELFRHVGPDTDVPAGDIGVGGREVGYMAGMYKKLSNTAASVFTGKGLSFGGSLIRPEATGYGTVYFAREMLATRGQSFEGKTVSVSGSGNVAQYAVEKAMELGAKVVTVSDSSGTVYDAAGFTTEKLAILMDVKNHKYGRVSDYAKLVSGVEFLAGKSPWSIKVDVALPCATQNELTEADAKTLIANGVLCVAEGANMPSTNEAARAFEAAGVLYAPGKASNAGGVATSGLEMSQNSARLSWPAEEVDARLLQIMQSIHAACVKHGKREDGTISYIDGANIAGFVKVADAMLAQGVI, from the coding sequence ATGAAGTACGAGTCCGTAGGCCAATTCCTGGAAGAAGTGGCACAACGCAACCCCGGTCAGCCCGAATTCCTGCAAGCCGTCACCGAAGTGATGGAAAGCCTGTGGCCCTTCATCGAGAAGAATCCCAAGTACGCCGAGCACGCCCTGCTGGAGCGCCTGGTCGAGCCCGAGCGCATCATCCAGTTCTGCGTGAGCTGGACTGACGACAAGGGTCAGGTGCAGGTGAACCGCGGCTTCCGCATCCAGCACAGCATGGCCATCGGCCCCTTCAAGGGCGGTCTGCGCTTCCACCCATCGGTCAACCAGTCCGTGCTGAAGTTCCTGGCTTTCGAGCAGACCTTCAAGAACGCACTGACCACTCTGCCCATGGGCGGCGGCAAGGGCGGCTCGGACTTCGACCCCAAGGGCAAGAGCCCTGCCGAAGTCATGCGCTTCTGCCAGGCTTTCGTGTCCGAGCTGTTCCGCCACGTGGGTCCCGACACCGATGTGCCCGCAGGTGACATCGGCGTGGGCGGCCGTGAAGTGGGCTATATGGCCGGTATGTACAAGAAGCTGTCGAACACTGCAGCTTCCGTGTTCACGGGCAAGGGCCTGTCCTTCGGCGGATCGCTGATTCGTCCCGAAGCCACTGGCTACGGCACCGTGTACTTCGCCCGTGAAATGCTGGCCACTCGCGGCCAGTCCTTTGAAGGCAAGACCGTGTCCGTGTCCGGCTCGGGCAATGTGGCTCAGTACGCCGTGGAAAAGGCCATGGAGCTGGGCGCCAAGGTCGTGACCGTGTCCGACTCCTCGGGCACCGTGTATGACGCCGCCGGTTTCACCACCGAAAAGCTGGCCATCCTGATGGATGTGAAGAACCACAAGTACGGCCGCGTCAGCGACTACGCCAAGCTGGTTTCCGGGGTGGAATTCCTGGCAGGCAAGAGCCCCTGGTCCATCAAGGTGGACGTGGCCCTGCCTTGCGCCACTCAGAACGAGCTGACCGAAGCCGATGCCAAGACCCTGATCGCCAATGGCGTGCTGTGCGTGGCTGAAGGCGCGAATATGCCCTCCACCAACGAAGCCGCCCGCGCCTTCGAAGCTGCCGGCGTGCTGTACGCACCCGGCAAGGCATCCAACGCCGGTGGCGTGGCCACTTCGGGTCTGGAAATGTCGCAAAACTCGGCCCGCCTGTCCTGGCCTGCCGAAGAAGTGGATGCACGTCTGCTGCAAATCATGCAAAGCATCCACGCTGCTTGCGTGAAGCACGGCAAGCGCGAAGACGGCACTATCAGCTACATCGACGGCGCCAACATCGCCGGCTTTGTGAAGGTGGCCGACGCCATGCTGGCACAAGGCGTGATCTAA
- a CDS encoding MFS transporter, whose product MAAEIPVTPSASGKASAAQMQQLENALNQIGVTRSHKSIIFLVVCGVLFDVFEQNAVGLVGPLLRQQWGLDATDIAFLNTITFFAAAMGRLLSGYLADRMGRRFMLNVNLALFTLGAVGCALAPDYAFLAVARAIVGFGLGGEITTAVTMLAEFCSARFRGTAVGLINVGGGGLGNMLAPAFALGVFTLFPGDDSWRWLFGCLVMPAIFIVFYRRFVPETPRFLLSKGRVEEANQVLSMLAAGKLANAQYELREFISPGSAQAQTAAAQTVQRSSFTDIFRGGYARRTIAVGVASWMTFGAQLSVLTLMPTILVAQGYSITKSFSFTIVMQMGSLAGAIAASTMGYYFPRKRVLTVGAIAACLAGLAFGNFTDSVAMILVCGALFQFCVLTLNTSIWIFAPELYPTRIRALGTSFLLALGTIGGAMSQVLAGKMFDLHGVSGMFGMIAAMYFIFAIAVQFAPETFGRSIEEGAGGESPAGQESAVAAGVHAGSQERTA is encoded by the coding sequence ATGGCAGCTGAGATTCCCGTGACGCCCTCGGCGTCAGGCAAGGCCAGTGCGGCGCAGATGCAGCAGCTCGAAAACGCGCTCAACCAGATCGGCGTGACGCGCTCGCACAAAAGCATCATCTTTCTGGTGGTCTGCGGCGTGCTCTTCGATGTGTTCGAACAGAACGCGGTCGGCCTGGTCGGGCCTCTGCTGCGACAGCAATGGGGGCTGGACGCGACGGACATTGCCTTTCTCAACACCATCACTTTCTTTGCCGCCGCCATGGGGCGCCTGCTTTCGGGCTACCTGGCCGATCGCATGGGACGGCGCTTCATGCTCAATGTGAACCTGGCGCTGTTCACGCTGGGTGCCGTCGGCTGCGCACTGGCACCCGATTACGCTTTCCTCGCCGTGGCACGTGCCATCGTGGGCTTTGGTCTGGGCGGTGAAATCACCACGGCCGTGACCATGCTGGCCGAGTTCTGCTCGGCCCGCTTTCGCGGCACGGCAGTCGGTCTTATCAACGTCGGTGGTGGCGGTCTGGGCAATATGCTGGCGCCAGCGTTCGCGCTGGGCGTGTTCACGCTGTTCCCGGGCGATGATTCCTGGCGCTGGCTGTTCGGCTGTCTGGTCATGCCGGCCATCTTCATCGTGTTCTACCGCCGCTTCGTTCCGGAGACGCCGCGCTTTCTGCTCTCCAAGGGGCGGGTCGAGGAAGCCAATCAGGTGCTGAGCATGCTGGCGGCGGGCAAGCTGGCCAATGCGCAGTATGAACTGCGCGAGTTCATCAGCCCAGGCAGTGCGCAGGCGCAGACGGCTGCCGCGCAGACGGTGCAGCGCAGTTCCTTCACCGACATCTTCAGGGGCGGCTATGCGCGGCGCACGATTGCCGTGGGTGTGGCTTCGTGGATGACGTTTGGCGCGCAGCTCTCGGTGCTCACGCTGATGCCGACGATTCTGGTCGCACAGGGCTACTCCATCACCAAGAGCTTCAGCTTCACCATCGTCATGCAGATGGGCAGCCTCGCCGGCGCGATCGCGGCATCGACCATGGGCTATTACTTCCCGCGCAAACGGGTGCTGACGGTAGGGGCGATTGCTGCCTGTCTGGCGGGCCTGGCGTTCGGCAACTTCACCGATAGCGTGGCCATGATCCTGGTCTGCGGTGCGCTGTTCCAGTTCTGCGTACTGACGCTCAACACCTCCATCTGGATCTTTGCGCCCGAGCTGTATCCCACGCGCATTCGTGCGCTGGGCACCTCCTTCCTGCTGGCCCTGGGCACGATCGGCGGAGCCATGTCCCAGGTGCTGGCAGGCAAGATGTTCGATCTGCACGGCGTCTCCGGAATGTTCGGCATGATCGCCGCCATGTATTTCATCTTTGCGATTGCCGTGCAGTTTGCCCCCGAGACCTTTGGCCGTTCCATCGAGGAAGGTGCGGGCGGCGAATCCCCCGCCGGGCAGGAGTCTGCAGTCGCTGCAGGCGTGCATGCCGGCAGTCAGGAGCGCACGGCATGA
- a CDS encoding aspartate/glutamate racemase family protein, whose product MKAGMHVLLINPNTSQQTTALMLRQARACLSPGVLLHGATAERGAAMITDEAGLKIAEQEVLRLGLAFAQGDDSQAGRAIIVAAFGNPGLELLRAALPQRVAAFGIGEAAMLQAARDEQGLPRRFGIATTTPGLEASIAASVAALGLTPWFCGTRIAAGEPLALAADPALQCERLGDAVAQCVQSDGAQAVVIGGGPLSEAALWLAPRFQVPVLSPVVAAVQAALAGLALAVTH is encoded by the coding sequence ATGAAGGCTGGTATGCATGTTCTGCTGATCAACCCCAATACCTCGCAGCAGACCACGGCGCTGATGCTGAGACAGGCGCGGGCCTGTCTGTCGCCCGGCGTGCTGCTGCACGGCGCGACGGCCGAAAGGGGCGCGGCCATGATTACCGACGAGGCAGGGCTGAAGATCGCCGAGCAGGAGGTGCTGCGTCTGGGCCTGGCCTTTGCCCAGGGCGATGACAGCCAGGCCGGCCGGGCCATCATCGTGGCCGCCTTCGGCAATCCCGGGCTGGAGTTGCTGCGTGCGGCGCTGCCGCAGCGGGTTGCCGCCTTTGGCATCGGCGAAGCCGCCATGCTGCAGGCCGCACGGGATGAGCAGGGCCTGCCGCGTCGCTTCGGCATTGCGACGACCACGCCGGGGCTGGAGGCTTCGATTGCCGCCTCGGTCGCGGCACTGGGCCTGACGCCCTGGTTCTGCGGCACGCGCATTGCTGCGGGCGAGCCGCTGGCCTTGGCTGCAGACCCGGCCCTGCAATGCGAGCGCCTGGGCGATGCCGTGGCCCAATGCGTGCAAAGCGATGGCGCGCAGGCCGTGGTGATCGGCGGCGGCCCGCTGTCCGAAGCCGCGCTGTGGCTGGCGCCACGCTTTCAGGTGCCGGTGCTGTCGCCGGTGGTGGCCGCAGTGCAGGCGGCGCTGGCGGGCCTGGCGCTCGCCGTCACCCACTGA
- a CDS encoding MurR/RpiR family transcriptional regulator yields the protein MNPSSSAPDHSFIARVRAALPQLPPSERRLAEFLLDFPGNLSSYAAAEMAKLTGVSNATVTRFIQRLGYEGYEDARRHARAQGDNGSPLFLAAASAQGRPTADVIATHLRQASENLAITIGQISAQQLEDIALALIGARQLFFVGYRQNRNFAAYLRWQLLQALEMPSQVIPGAGETLGEYAAQIGENDVVVIFALRRSVRVVSEFARQARLLGARLICITDHASPAPEADWLLRVQTSAPGPLDNHTALFMLCHLIATATLQQSGQPGRRHMAAIETSHDALDEML from the coding sequence ATGAACCCCAGCTCCTCCGCCCCGGACCATTCCTTCATCGCCCGCGTGCGTGCGGCCCTGCCGCAACTGCCGCCGTCGGAGCGGCGGCTGGCGGAATTCCTGCTGGACTTCCCCGGTAATCTGTCGAGCTACGCGGCCGCCGAGATGGCCAAGCTCACGGGGGTATCGAATGCCACGGTCACGCGTTTCATACAGCGGCTGGGCTATGAAGGCTACGAGGATGCACGCCGCCATGCCCGCGCGCAGGGCGACAACGGCTCGCCGCTGTTTCTGGCCGCCGCATCGGCCCAGGGCAGGCCCACGGCGGATGTGATTGCCACACATCTGCGCCAGGCCTCGGAGAATCTGGCCATCACCATCGGACAGATCTCGGCACAGCAGCTGGAGGACATCGCCCTGGCGCTGATCGGCGCCCGACAGCTGTTCTTCGTGGGCTATCGCCAGAACCGTAACTTTGCGGCCTATCTGCGCTGGCAGCTGCTACAGGCACTCGAGATGCCCAGCCAGGTCATTCCCGGCGCGGGTGAGACCCTGGGCGAATATGCGGCCCAGATCGGAGAAAACGATGTGGTAGTGATCTTTGCCCTGCGACGCAGCGTGCGTGTGGTCAGCGAGTTCGCGCGCCAGGCCAGGCTGCTGGGCGCACGCCTGATCTGTATCACCGACCATGCCAGCCCGGCCCCCGAGGCGGACTGGCTGCTGCGCGTGCAGACCTCGGCCCCGGGACCGCTGGACAACCACACGGCGCTTTTCATGCTCTGCCACCTGATTGCCACGGCCACCTTGCAGCAAAGCGGGCAGCCGGGGCGCAGACATATGGCTGCCATCGAGACCAGCCACGATGCGCTGGACGAGATGCTATGA
- a CDS encoding DedA family protein → MEIIQFLIDFILHIDKHLEAFVVAYGPWVYALLFIIVFVETGVVVMPFLPGDSLMFIVGALCGAGYMSYPLAVVVLLAAAILGDQSNYTIGRYLGPKVFQWEDSRWFNRKAFDQAHNFYERYGGVTIILARFMPFIRTFAPFVAGVAHMSRAKFSLFNVVGAVLWVVGISAAGYFFGNMEWVKNNLEKIIWGLILVPGLIAIFGAWRAGKAEKARAA, encoded by the coding sequence TTGGAAATCATTCAGTTTCTGATCGACTTCATACTGCATATCGACAAGCATCTGGAAGCCTTTGTCGTGGCCTATGGGCCCTGGGTATATGCCCTGCTGTTCATCATCGTGTTTGTCGAAACCGGTGTGGTGGTCATGCCTTTTCTGCCCGGCGACTCGCTGATGTTCATCGTCGGTGCGCTGTGCGGTGCCGGCTATATGAGCTATCCGCTGGCGGTGGTGGTGTTGCTGGCAGCGGCCATCCTGGGCGACCAGAGCAATTACACGATAGGCCGCTACCTGGGGCCCAAGGTGTTCCAGTGGGAGGATTCGCGCTGGTTCAACCGCAAGGCCTTCGACCAGGCCCACAACTTCTATGAGCGCTATGGCGGCGTGACCATCATTCTGGCGCGCTTCATGCCGTTTATCCGCACCTTTGCACCCTTTGTGGCCGGAGTCGCCCATATGAGCCGTGCCAAGTTCAGCCTGTTCAACGTCGTGGGTGCCGTGCTGTGGGTGGTAGGCATCAGCGCTGCAGGCTACTTCTTCGGCAATATGGAGTGGGTGAAGAACAATCTTGAAAAAATCATCTGGGGTCTGATCCTGGTGCCGGGCCTGATCGCCATCTTCGGAGCCTGGCGCGCCGGTAAGGCCGAAAAGGCCAGGGCTGCCTGA
- a CDS encoding glycine zipper 2TM domain-containing protein — protein MKLRTLAVTVSAAFTLAMAGCSTSPTNAQIGTGVGAVAGGVVGDALFGSTLGTVGGAAAGALIGNEVGKRK, from the coding sequence ATGAAACTGCGAACTCTTGCCGTCACCGTATCTGCAGCCTTCACGCTTGCCATGGCTGGCTGCTCCACCTCGCCCACCAATGCCCAGATCGGCACCGGTGTCGGCGCCGTTGCCGGCGGCGTGGTCGGTGATGCACTGTTTGGTTCCACTTTGGGCACCGTAGGCGGCGCTGCAGCAGGCGCGCTGATCGGTAACGAGGTAGGTAAGCGCAAATAA